A window of Halovivax gelatinilyticus genomic DNA:
CGGGGGTGTCCGACTGATGCGCAAGCAAGAACTCGTCCACCTGCACATGCTGATTGCTGCGCTCCGACGTGACATCGCCGAGCGCGAACCCGTACCCTCGGCGGCGTACGCCGAGTACGAGGCCCACGGCGTCACGCCGACGGCCGTCCACCACAAGAAAGAGGCGCACAAAACGAGCGTGCAACTACTACTGACGGGGATTGTCAGCACCATCCACCCGCCTGCGGTCGCCGAACCCGCGACCTAGTGGCTGGAACACGAACCGAATCGGCGGTAGTGACGACACTGCGTCTCCCGTAGCCGAGAGTCGCCACCGACCGCGTCGTCGTTCACCCGCGGAGCCACGCGAGCGGCTTCAAGACGGCGATTTGGTAGTCCTCGTGTGGGTCGTACCGGGCGAAGATCAGGCTGTTGGTCGTGACGATCGTTGTTACTGTTCCCGTCGGTGTGAGCAATCGAGCGAACGGTCGCCTGGGTCTCCTCTGTGTGCGTTGTCCACGAAGATGGCGACCCTATCAAGTGATAGAACGTCAAACGATGGCGTCCCGCCAGGAGTCAATCCACAGGACCTGCCCTCGAAGATGCTCGCGGTCACATTCCGTGACGATCAGATTGACGACGTCTACGCCCTCACTTGGTTTCGAACGGATCCACACCTGATCGGTGTAGATGAGAACGCCGGCGTGATCGATCTCGGTCGAACGCGTTGTGAAATCCCGGTCGTTCGTACAGAGGACGAAGCCGTTCTCTCCACACCACTCGAGGAGGCGACGGTCGTCGGTGGCTTCGCCGAACTGTTCGTCCGCCCGGACGGTCGAATAGCCGTTCGACGCCAGCGTGTGTTCGAAATCCGGGGGACGTGTTCGTCGAGCAACAGCGGGACGGACACCGCACTCACCTGGCCGTCGACGGCGGTTGCGTGCTCTTCGAGCGCAACTCGTCTTCGAGGTCGCGGTGGCGCGCCCGCACTTCTGCCATCTCGTCCGAGTTCTCGTAGTAGTACGACAGCGCACCGTAGACCTGGCCGAGATCGATATCGAGTTGGTCTGCCGCCTCTTCGGGGGTCGATCCACCGGGGACGACGAGATCGTATACGTGATAGACGCCGATGCGCGTTCCCTCCAACCGGGGGTCGCCTCCAAGGACGTCGTCGGTCCGAACGATCGTTGCCATACGCCGGTATTGGCCGTCATCCCGTATAAAATACCGGTCGATCCCGAGAAAATGGCGTCGTCGCTTACCCGCGAAGCCAGGCGAGCGGCTTCAACACGGCGAGCGTGTAGTCCTCGTGCGGGTCGTAGCGAGCGAAGATCAGGCTGTTGGTCATGACGCTCACGCTCGAAGTGGCCATCGCCAGGCCGGCCAGCGCGGGGTTGAGCAGGCCGAGCGAGGCGATCGGGATCAGCGTCGTGTTGTACGCGAACGCCCAGAAGAGGTTCTGACGGACCTTCGAGATCGTCGCCTCGGAGACGCGAACGGCCTTCAGGACGTCCGCGGGGTCGTCGCGCATCAGCGTGACGTCGGCGCTCTCGATGGCGACGTCGGTGCCGGAGCCGATGGCGACGCCGACCTGCGCCGCGGTCAGCGCCGGCGCGTCGTTGACGCCGTCGCCGACCATCATCACGCGCGCACCGTCCGACTGGAGATCTTCGACGTGGTCGGCCTTGTCGTCGGGCAGAACCTCGGCGCGAACGTTGTCCGGGTCGATACCGACCTGCTCGGCGACGGCTCGCGCCGTTCGCTCGTTGTCGCCGGTGAGCATCACGACCTCGGTACCGCGCTCGTGCAGGGCGGCGACGGTTTCGCGAGCGCTCCGGCGAACCTCGTCGGCCACCGCGAGCACGCCGCGCAGTTCGCCGTCGACGGCGACCGGGATGGCCGTCTTGCCCTCGCGTTCGAGCGTTGCGAGCGGGGCTTCGGCCGGCTCGGGATCGATTCCCTCGTCGGAGAGCAGCTTTCGTCGGCCGATGACGACCCGGCCGCGGTCGGTCTCGGCGACGATGCCGTGACCGGGCACGTTCTCGAACTCGCGAACCTCTCCGAGCTCGACGCCGCGTTCTTCGGCCCCCTCGACGATCGCCGACGCGATCGGGTGTTCGGAGCCCGACTCGGCCGTGGCGGCCGCACCGAGGACGAACGACTCGGCGGACTCCTCGCGTTCGGCCAGCACGCCACCGTCGGTGGCGGGGCCGTTGGCGTCGACCGCACCGTCGGTGTCTACCGCGTCGCCGCCGTCGGTCGCGACGTCCTCGCCGATCAGCTCGACATCGGTGAGGACCATCTCGCCGTGGGTCAGCGTTCCCGTCTTGTCGAAGACGATGGTGTCGATGCCCCGGACCTGCTCCAGGACGTCGCCGCCCTTGAAGAGGACGCCGTTGGTCGCAGAGAGCGTCGAACCGACCATCGTCGCCGCGGGTGTCGCCAGCCCGAGCGCGCAGGGACAGGCGATCAACAGCGCCGACGCGAGGACGACGACGGAGAACTCGAGCGTCGTCACCTCGCTCGGCCCGCCGCCGACCATGCCCCAGTGCGGGAGCGCGCCGACGATCGATTCGAGCGTACCGGGGAAGGCGAACCAGATCGCCGCCCAGAAAATCGCGTTGACGATCACCGCGGGGACGAAGTAGGCGCTGACCCGGTCGACCAGCCGCTGGATTTCGGGCTGGCGCGACTGGGCTTCCTTGACGCGCTCGACGATCTGCTGGATCGCCGTCTCGCGGCCGACCTTCGTCGCCTCGACGTAGAGGACGCCGTTTTCGTTGATCGTCGCGCCGACGACCTCGTCGCCCTCGCCTTTCTCGACGGGGACCGACTCGCCGGTGAGCATCGACTCGTCGACCGCGCTCTGGCCGCCGACGACTTCTCCGTCGGTCGGGATCTTCTCGCCCGGGCGGACCTTCAAGACGTCGCCGACTTCGATCTCCTCGACGGCGACCTCGCGTTCGTCGCCCGCTTCGGACTCGCCGTTCCAGTCGACGAGCGTCGCCTCCTCGGCTTCCATCTGGAGGAGTTCGCGTAGCGCGTTGCCCGCTCGCGCCTTCGAGCGCACTTCGAGCCAGTTACCCAGCGTGATGAACCACAGGATGAACGCGACGGCCTCGAAGTAGAGCCCCTCTCCCGGCAGTCCGCCGGACCAGACGGCCGTACTGTAGACGTAGCCGGCCGAGGTGCCGACCGCGACCAGCGTGTCCATGTTCGCTCGGCGGTTGTGGCTGAACGCTCGCCACGCGCCGACGATGAACTCCTTTCCGAGCGTCGCCATCAGAATCGTCGCGAGGGTGAACTCGAGCCAACCCGGCGGCATGGCGATCGCCATCGGGATCGGTGACGGGACGCCGAAGAAGCCGAACAACATGTCGATCATCATCGGCAAGAACGGCAGCGTCAGCAGGCCGCCACCGATCACCAGCCGGCGCTGGCGGGTCAGTTCGCGTTCGACGGCGCGTTCGCGCTCGCTCGTCTGACTCTCGTCGCCCTCGTCGTCGCGGACTGGTTCGTAGCCCG
This region includes:
- a CDS encoding UPF0058 family protein; this translates as MRKQELVHLHMLIAALRRDIAEREPVPSAAYAEYEAHGVTPTAVHHKKEAHKTSVQLLLTGIVSTIHPPAVAEPAT
- a CDS encoding DUF5615 family PIN-like protein; amino-acid sequence: MRCRTTTRTRTRWQKCGRATATSKTSCARRARNRRRRPGECGVRPAVARRTRPPDFEHTLASNGYSTVRADEQFGEATDDRRLLEWCGENGFVLCTNDRDFTTRSTEIDHAGVLIYTDQVWIRSKPSEGVDVVNLIVTECDREHLRGQVLWIDSWRDAIV
- a CDS encoding DUF433 domain-containing protein — its product is MATIVRTDDVLGGDPRLEGTRIGVYHVYDLVVPGGSTPEEAADQLDIDLGQVYGALSYYYENSDEMAEVRARHRDLEDELRSKSTQPPSTAR
- a CDS encoding heavy metal translocating P-type ATPase, with amino-acid sequence MTTVRTHLEITGMSCSTCTGTVEDALSELDGVSEASANYATDEGTVAYDDEVTSLAAIYETIDSAGYEAAAETLAITVMGMSCSTCSGTVTEAVEALPGVIEADVNFASDEARIRYNPVDASPGEIVAAIERSGYEPVRDDEGDESQTSERERAVERELTRQRRLVIGGGLLTLPFLPMMIDMLFGFFGVPSPIPMAIAMPPGWLEFTLATILMATLGKEFIVGAWRAFSHNRRANMDTLVAVGTSAGYVYSTAVWSGGLPGEGLYFEAVAFILWFITLGNWLEVRSKARAGNALRELLQMEAEEATLVDWNGESEAGDEREVAVEEIEVGDVLKVRPGEKIPTDGEVVGGQSAVDESMLTGESVPVEKGEGDEVVGATINENGVLYVEATKVGRETAIQQIVERVKEAQSRQPEIQRLVDRVSAYFVPAVIVNAIFWAAIWFAFPGTLESIVGALPHWGMVGGGPSEVTTLEFSVVVLASALLIACPCALGLATPAATMVGSTLSATNGVLFKGGDVLEQVRGIDTIVFDKTGTLTHGEMVLTDVELIGEDVATDGGDAVDTDGAVDANGPATDGGVLAEREESAESFVLGAAATAESGSEHPIASAIVEGAEERGVELGEVREFENVPGHGIVAETDRGRVVIGRRKLLSDEGIDPEPAEAPLATLEREGKTAIPVAVDGELRGVLAVADEVRRSARETVAALHERGTEVVMLTGDNERTARAVAEQVGIDPDNVRAEVLPDDKADHVEDLQSDGARVMMVGDGVNDAPALTAAQVGVAIGSGTDVAIESADVTLMRDDPADVLKAVRVSEATISKVRQNLFWAFAYNTTLIPIASLGLLNPALAGLAMATSSVSVMTNSLIFARYDPHEDYTLAVLKPLAWLRG